A stretch of the Oceanicola sp. D3 genome encodes the following:
- a CDS encoding DUF2161 domain-containing phosphodiesterase: MAEIKPKEQDLYAPVKALLEAQGYEVKGEVGAADVVAVRENEAPVVVELKLAFSLALIHQGIARQSLTDAVYLAVPRGSGRRWMAAMKQHRTLCRRLGLGLIYVRLSDGHTQIALDPAPYQPRKSAPRKARLLREFARREGDPNTGGAARNGTIVTAYRQDCIRLAQHLAANGPCKGAHVASATGVEKATRMMADDHYGWFKRVGKGIYALTPNGAQAVAGKVEGQGLG, from the coding sequence ATGGCGGAGATAAAACCAAAAGAGCAGGATCTCTACGCCCCCGTCAAAGCCCTCCTCGAAGCGCAAGGCTACGAGGTTAAAGGCGAGGTGGGCGCGGCGGATGTGGTCGCGGTGCGCGAAAATGAGGCCCCCGTGGTGGTCGAGCTCAAGCTCGCCTTCTCGCTCGCCCTCATCCACCAAGGCATCGCCCGCCAATCGCTCACCGATGCCGTCTATCTCGCCGTCCCTCGTGGCTCGGGCCGCCGCTGGATGGCGGCGATGAAGCAGCACCGCACCCTCTGCCGCCGCCTCGGCCTCGGCCTCATCTACGTCCGCCTCTCCGACGGCCACACCCAAATCGCCCTCGATCCCGCGCCCTACCAGCCGCGCAAATCCGCCCCCCGCAAGGCCCGCCTCCTGCGCGAGTTCGCCCGCCGCGAAGGCGACCCGAACACGGGCGGCGCGGCGCGCAACGGCACCATCGTCACCGCCTACCGGCAGGATTGCATCCGGCTGGCCCAACACCTCGCCGCCAATGGCCCCTGCAAGGGGGCGCATGTCGCCAGCGCCACGGGTGTCGAAAAGGCCACGCGGATGATGGCCGACGATCACTACGGATGGTTTAAACGGGTGGGCAAGGGTATCTACGCGCTGACGCCGAACGGCGCACAGGCGGTTGCCGGAAAAGTGGAAGGACAGGGCCTCGGCTGA
- a CDS encoding ATP-grasp fold amidoligase family protein, with amino-acid sequence MQSASDARIFAALDKWIRLRHGRILAWLDEMEGSTGRVQTPVLPTCLNDKYTWRKIFDRNPLFRIASDKLATKDWVAEQGYKIASARTLWQGNRPADIPEALRLKPGYLKAAHGSGRNIALGPDAPPRDEMVAKAKRFLKQGYGRGAGQWGYYRVPRRLLIEEDLAGAAPAADIKCFVFGGQTQFVAHIMPQPEGGYRADVFDLHDGKLVRSSRQFKPEYPLLEQPLPKTIEPALALAHEIGAQFDHMRVDFLTDGTSLWMGELTVYPRGGVQRDFGTDPDHPANMAWDLRQSWFMQTPQKGWREVYRRALRRAMDAADENERPAQHGQASAGSQNMST; translated from the coding sequence GTGCAGTCAGCAAGTGACGCGAGGATCTTTGCCGCGCTCGATAAATGGATTCGGTTGCGGCACGGGCGCATTCTGGCATGGCTGGACGAGATGGAGGGCAGCACCGGGCGCGTGCAGACGCCGGTGCTCCCGACCTGCCTGAACGACAAGTACACATGGCGCAAGATATTCGATCGAAACCCGCTGTTCCGCATCGCCAGCGACAAGCTCGCCACGAAAGACTGGGTGGCGGAACAGGGCTACAAAATCGCATCCGCGCGGACGCTGTGGCAAGGCAACCGGCCCGCTGACATTCCCGAGGCGCTGCGGCTGAAACCGGGGTATCTCAAGGCCGCCCATGGCTCGGGCCGCAACATCGCCTTGGGGCCCGATGCGCCGCCGCGCGATGAAATGGTGGCAAAGGCAAAGCGCTTTCTCAAGCAGGGGTACGGGCGCGGCGCGGGGCAGTGGGGCTACTACCGCGTGCCGCGACGCCTTCTCATCGAGGAAGACCTTGCCGGCGCCGCGCCGGCGGCAGACATCAAGTGTTTTGTCTTTGGCGGCCAAACGCAGTTTGTGGCGCATATCATGCCCCAGCCCGAGGGCGGCTACCGTGCCGATGTCTTCGACCTCCACGATGGCAAGCTGGTGCGCTCTTCGCGTCAGTTCAAACCCGAGTATCCCCTGCTTGAGCAGCCATTGCCCAAAACCATCGAGCCCGCGCTGGCGCTGGCGCATGAGATTGGCGCGCAGTTTGACCATATGCGGGTGGATTTCCTAACAGACGGCACCTCGCTCTGGATGGGCGAGCTGACGGTCTACCCGCGCGGGGGTGTCCAGCGCGACTTCGGCACCGATCCAGACCACCCGGCAAACATGGCATGGGACTTGCGGCAAAGCTGGTTCATGCAAACCCCGCAAAAGGGGTGGCGCGAGGTTTACCGCAGGGCGCTGCGGCGCGCGATGGACGCGGCGGATGAAAATGAGAGGCCAGCCCAGCACGGGCAGGCCTCTGCCGGATCACAAAACATGTCCACGTAA
- a CDS encoding 2-isopropylmalate synthase has protein sequence MSTDNRVKIFDTTLRDGEQSPGATMSHAEKLEIASLLDEMGVDIIEAGFPIASEGDFAAVSEIARAAKSATICGLARANFKDIDRCWEAVKHAKSPRIHTFIGTSPLHRQIPNLTQDEMADRIHETVTHARNLCDNVQWSPMDATRTEFDYLCRVIEIAIKAGATTINIPDTVGYTAPRESAELIRRLIAEIPGAGDVVFATHCHNDLGMATANSLAAVEAGARQIECTINGLGERAGNTALEEVVMAVKTRHDIMPFTTGVDTTKIMHISRRVATVSGFAVQPNKAIVGKNAFAHESGIHQDGMLKNPENFEIMRPEDVGLSATNLVMGKHSGRAALRSKLAELGYEMGDNQLKDVFVRFKELADRKKEVFDDDLVALMREASTDPAAEYLKVKFLRVICGTEAPQSADITLSVDGVDQQATAQGDGPVDAAFNAVKAIYPHGARLQLYQVHAVTEGTDAQATVTVRMEEEGVLATGEAADTDTVVASCKAYVTALNRLRVRKEKLGGKDTREVSYKDAG, from the coding sequence ATGAGCACCGACAACCGAGTAAAGATCTTTGACACCACCCTGCGCGACGGCGAGCAATCGCCCGGCGCGACCATGAGCCATGCCGAGAAGCTGGAGATTGCCAGCCTGCTCGACGAAATGGGCGTGGACATCATCGAGGCGGGGTTTCCGATTGCTTCGGAGGGCGACTTTGCCGCCGTCAGCGAGATTGCCCGCGCCGCGAAGAGCGCCACGATCTGTGGCCTCGCCCGCGCCAACTTCAAGGATATCGACCGGTGCTGGGAGGCGGTGAAGCACGCCAAATCTCCACGCATCCACACCTTCATCGGCACCTCGCCGCTGCACCGGCAGATCCCGAACCTGACGCAGGACGAGATGGCCGACCGCATCCACGAGACGGTGACCCACGCCCGCAACCTCTGCGACAACGTGCAGTGGAGCCCGATGGATGCCACGCGCACCGAGTTCGACTATCTCTGCCGGGTGATCGAAATCGCCATCAAGGCGGGCGCGACCACGATCAACATCCCCGACACGGTGGGTTACACCGCCCCGCGTGAGAGCGCCGAGTTGATCCGCAGGCTCATTGCCGAGATCCCGGGCGCGGGCGATGTTGTGTTTGCGACCCACTGCCACAACGATCTGGGCATGGCGACGGCCAACAGCCTCGCCGCCGTTGAGGCGGGTGCGCGGCAGATCGAGTGCACCATCAACGGGCTGGGCGAGCGCGCGGGCAACACCGCGCTGGAAGAGGTGGTGATGGCGGTGAAGACCCGGCATGACATCATGCCCTTCACCACCGGCGTCGACACCACCAAGATCATGCACATCTCGCGCCGCGTCGCCACGGTGAGCGGCTTTGCGGTGCAGCCCAACAAGGCCATCGTTGGCAAGAACGCCTTTGCCCATGAGAGCGGCATCCACCAGGACGGGATGCTGAAGAACCCCGAGAACTTCGAGATCATGCGCCCCGAAGATGTGGGCCTCTCCGCCACCAACCTCGTGATGGGCAAGCACTCCGGCCGGGCCGCGCTGCGCTCGAAACTGGCGGAGCTGGGCTATGAGATGGGCGACAACCAGCTGAAGGACGTGTTCGTGCGCTTCAAGGAGTTGGCGGACCGCAAGAAAGAGGTGTTTGACGACGATCTGGTGGCGCTGATGCGCGAGGCCAGCACCGACCCGGCGGCGGAATACCTGAAGGTGAAGTTCCTGCGGGTGATCTGCGGCACCGAAGCACCGCAATCGGCGGATATCACCCTGAGCGTGGACGGCGTGGACCAGCAGGCCACCGCCCAGGGCGACGGGCCGGTGGACGCGGCCTTCAACGCGGTAAAGGCGATTTATCCGCATGGTGCGCGGTTGCAGCTGTATCAGGTGCATGCTGTGACCGAGGGCACTGACGCGCAGGCAACGGTGACCGTGCGGATGGAGGAAGAGGGCGTGCTGGCCACCGGCGAGGCCGCCGATACGGACACGGTTGTGGCTTCGTGCAAGGCCTATGTGACCGCGCTGAACCGGCTGCGGGTGCGCAAGGAAAAGCTCGGCGGGAAGGACACCCGGGAAGTGAGCTACAAGGACGCGGGCTGA
- a CDS encoding cupin domain-containing protein yields the protein MKAINLAEKLALFDSHWDPKVVGDYNDNEVMVVKIKGEYPFHKHDGTDDFFLVLEGEIVMDFEGADPVKAGPGELVIVPAGVVHRPRAEEEAKVLLIEPKGEPNSGDSGRAPAPKDRI from the coding sequence ATGAAAGCCATAAACCTCGCCGAGAAGCTCGCGCTCTTCGACTCCCATTGGGATCCGAAGGTGGTGGGCGATTACAACGACAACGAAGTGATGGTCGTGAAGATCAAGGGCGAGTACCCGTTTCACAAGCATGACGGCACCGACGACTTCTTCCTCGTTCTGGAAGGCGAGATCGTGATGGACTTCGAAGGTGCCGACCCGGTGAAGGCCGGGCCGGGTGAGCTTGTCATCGTGCCTGCTGGCGTCGTCCACCGGCCCCGAGCCGAAGAGGAGGCGAAAGTGCTCCTCATCGAGCCGAAGGGCGAACCGAATTCCGGGGATTCGGGCCGCGCGCCTGCCCCCAAGGACCGTATCTGA
- a CDS encoding NUDIX hydrolase — protein sequence MTQWRPLPRIRILAIGLAWRGSALLAAEVRDDAGRLKGVRPPGGGVEFGERWEEALAREWAEEFGVRIAVTGPPVVMENIYTHEGESGHEVVFAAPIALPPGRLLESDSLEVREDNGLPFTVRWFDFDGLDAGGPALFPTGLKPLIHPPN from the coding sequence ATGACACAGTGGCGCCCCCTCCCTCGCATACGCATTCTTGCCATCGGCCTGGCTTGGCGCGGCTCCGCCCTGCTGGCCGCAGAGGTGCGTGACGATGCCGGGCGGCTCAAGGGCGTGCGCCCGCCGGGCGGAGGCGTGGAATTTGGCGAGCGTTGGGAAGAGGCGCTGGCGCGGGAGTGGGCCGAAGAGTTTGGCGTGCGGATTGCCGTGACCGGGCCGCCGGTGGTGATGGAAAACATCTACACCCACGAGGGCGAGTCAGGGCATGAGGTGGTTTTTGCCGCGCCGATTGCACTGCCGCCGGGGCGGCTCTTGGAGAGCGACTCGCTGGAGGTGCGCGAGGACAACGGCCTGCCCTTCACGGTGCGCTGGTTTGACTTCGACGGGCTGGACGCAGGCGGGCCGGCGCTTTTTCCGACCGGTTTGAAGCCGCTCATCCACCCGCCAAACTAG
- a CDS encoding ABC transporter permease produces the protein MARYLASRLISLALSLVAASVVIFFMLEVIPGDPAAFMLGLNASEETVAALRSELGLDGSTVQRYLRWITGLVQGDMGTSYTYRVPVEELIVDRLAVSAPLAAYALALSTLIAIPVGLVAAAFRGRAADYGIMGVTQLGIAVPNFWFGMLLVLAFAITIPLFPAGGFPGWDAGLWPGMKALTLPAIALALPQASILARVMRSALVEVLGQDFIRTARAKGLTRAQALTRHALRNALVPVLTILGLQFSFLLAGAIIIENVFYLPGLGRLIFQAITQRDLIVVESAVMLLVFAVICVTFLTDIAYGLADPRLRRRR, from the coding sequence ATGGCCCGCTACCTTGCCTCCCGCCTGATCTCCCTCGCGCTCTCGCTCGTCGCGGCCAGCGTGGTGATCTTCTTCATGCTCGAGGTGATCCCCGGCGATCCGGCAGCCTTCATGCTCGGCCTCAATGCCAGCGAAGAGACCGTCGCCGCCCTGCGCAGCGAGCTTGGCCTCGATGGCAGCACGGTGCAGCGATACCTGCGCTGGATCACCGGGCTGGTGCAGGGCGATATGGGCACCTCCTACACCTACCGCGTCCCGGTCGAAGAGCTCATTGTCGACCGTCTCGCGGTGTCGGCGCCACTGGCCGCCTATGCGCTGGCGCTCTCCACGCTTATCGCCATCCCCGTCGGGCTGGTGGCGGCCGCCTTCCGGGGCCGCGCGGCGGATTACGGTATCATGGGGGTCACCCAGCTCGGCATCGCGGTGCCCAACTTCTGGTTCGGGATGCTGCTGGTGCTCGCCTTCGCCATCACGATCCCGCTCTTCCCCGCAGGCGGCTTCCCGGGCTGGGACGCGGGGCTTTGGCCCGGGATGAAGGCTTTGACCCTTCCCGCCATCGCGCTCGCCCTGCCGCAAGCCTCCATCCTCGCCCGCGTCATGCGCTCGGCTCTGGTTGAGGTGCTGGGGCAAGATTTCATCCGCACCGCCCGCGCCAAGGGCCTGACCCGCGCCCAAGCCCTCACCCGCCACGCCCTGCGCAACGCGCTGGTACCGGTGCTGACGATCCTCGGGTTGCAGTTTTCCTTCCTTCTCGCAGGCGCAATCATCATCGAAAACGTCTTCTACCTCCCCGGCCTTGGTCGCCTGATCTTTCAGGCCATCACCCAGCGAGATCTTATCGTGGTCGAAAGCGCCGTGATGCTCCTCGTCTTTGCCGTCATCTGCGTAACCTTCCTGACCGACATCGCCTACGGCCTCGCCGACCCACGGTTGAGGAGGCGCAGATGA
- a CDS encoding ABC transporter permease: MKLPAQLLIGATLTAVFAAAALLSLVWTPHSTLDLDIAGKLAAPNATNLLGTDHLGRDMLSMLMAGARTSIAVALVAVTIGLTIGVPLGLTAAATRGSLLDEVIMRANDLTFAFPSLVIAILITATFGPSALNAILAIGIFNIPVFARVARGAALGVWQREFILAARVAGKSRARISAEHILPNIANLLVVQATIQFSLGILAEAGLSYVGLGAQPPTPSWGRMLADAQTFFYGTPRLAMLPAFSIVFMVLGLNLMGDGLRDMLDPRLRRAVQ, translated from the coding sequence ATGAAGCTCCCCGCCCAACTCCTCATCGGTGCAACTCTCACCGCCGTCTTCGCCGCCGCCGCGCTGCTCTCCCTCGTCTGGACACCCCACTCCACCCTCGACCTCGACATCGCAGGCAAACTCGCCGCGCCCAACGCCACCAACCTGCTGGGCACGGACCACCTCGGGCGCGACATGCTCTCCATGCTCATGGCCGGGGCGCGCACCTCCATCGCCGTCGCCCTTGTCGCCGTCACCATCGGCCTCACCATCGGCGTGCCCCTCGGCCTCACCGCCGCCGCCACGCGAGGCTCCCTGCTCGACGAGGTCATCATGCGCGCGAACGACCTTACCTTCGCCTTCCCCTCCCTCGTCATCGCCATCCTCATTACCGCCACCTTCGGCCCCTCCGCGCTCAACGCGATCCTCGCCATCGGCATCTTCAACATCCCCGTCTTCGCCCGCGTCGCGCGCGGCGCGGCGCTGGGCGTGTGGCAGCGCGAGTTCATCCTCGCCGCGCGGGTGGCAGGCAAATCCCGCGCCCGGATCAGCGCCGAGCACATCCTGCCCAACATCGCCAACCTGCTGGTGGTTCAAGCCACCATCCAGTTCTCCCTTGGCATCCTCGCCGAGGCAGGCCTCTCCTACGTCGGCCTCGGCGCACAGCCGCCCACGCCAAGCTGGGGCCGAATGCTGGCCGATGCGCAAACCTTCTTCTACGGCACCCCGCGCCTTGCCATGCTGCCCGCCTTTTCCATCGTCTTTATGGTCCTCGGCCTCAACCTCATGGGCGACGGGTTGCGTGACATGCTCGATCCCCGCCTGAGGCGCGCCGTCCAATGA
- a CDS encoding ABC transporter ATP-binding protein translates to MIALQNLSLAIHGTPILREVSLTLAPGQILGLVGESGSGKSMTALSLIGLLPNGAHTTGTAMLDGEDLRQATERRLCALRGNEIGMIFQEPMTALNPMQPIGAQVAETLRIHGAASRREAAAIAREKLDRVGLQDIPATRYPHELSGGQRQRVCIAMAIALRPRLLIADEPTTALDVTTQAQILDLLRDLTRDEGMALLLITHDLAVVSNMADEIAVMKQGRVVEHGPAARILTNHRHPYIAALLKASAHQPNRAATRIEETPLLSVQNATREYPTRKGPFRAVNDVSFTLRQGESLGLVGESGCGKSTLTRAILGLDPLQGGTIALDGQPVSPAMGFELRRRLQIVFQDPYGSFNPRHRTARLIAEPFHLTGKPPDLPARIAEALTAVGLHPDDAHKYPHEFSGGQRQRIAIARALVTHPELIVLDEAVSALDVQVRATILDLLARLQAERGLSYLFISHDLSVVRNVTDRVLVMKAGEIVEEGPTEQVFTAPEHPYTRQLIKAAPVLAA, encoded by the coding sequence ATGATCGCGCTGCAAAACCTCTCCCTCGCCATCCACGGCACCCCCATCCTGCGCGAGGTCTCCCTGACCCTTGCCCCCGGCCAAATCCTCGGCCTCGTCGGAGAGAGCGGCTCCGGCAAGTCGATGACAGCCCTCTCCCTCATCGGCCTCCTGCCGAACGGGGCGCACACCACCGGCACCGCCATGCTGGACGGCGAAGACCTGCGCCAAGCCACCGAACGCCGCCTCTGCGCTCTGCGCGGCAACGAGATCGGCATGATCTTTCAAGAGCCGATGACGGCGCTGAACCCGATGCAACCCATCGGCGCACAGGTTGCCGAAACCCTGCGCATCCACGGCGCTGCCTCCCGACGCGAGGCCGCCGCCATCGCCCGCGAAAAGCTCGATCGCGTCGGCCTGCAAGACATCCCCGCCACCCGCTACCCCCACGAGCTCTCCGGCGGCCAGCGCCAGCGCGTCTGCATCGCCATGGCCATCGCCCTGCGCCCCCGCCTGCTCATCGCCGATGAGCCAACCACCGCGCTCGACGTCACCACACAGGCCCAGATCCTCGACCTCTTGCGCGACCTCACCCGCGACGAAGGCATGGCCCTCCTGCTCATCACCCATGATCTCGCGGTGGTTTCCAACATGGCCGACGAGATCGCGGTGATGAAGCAGGGCAGGGTGGTCGAGCACGGGCCCGCCGCCCGCATCCTCACCAACCACCGCCACCCCTACATCGCCGCCCTGCTGAAGGCCTCCGCCCACCAGCCGAACCGCGCCGCAACCCGCATTGAAGAAACGCCGCTCCTCTCGGTCCAAAACGCCACCCGCGAATATCCCACCCGCAAAGGCCCGTTCCGCGCGGTGAACGACGTGTCCTTCACCCTGCGCCAAGGCGAATCCCTCGGCCTCGTCGGCGAGAGCGGCTGCGGCAAATCCACCCTTACCCGCGCCATTCTTGGCCTTGATCCCCTGCAAGGCGGCACCATCGCGCTCGATGGCCAGCCCGTCTCGCCCGCCATGGGCTTCGAGCTGCGCCGCCGCCTCCAGATCGTCTTCCAAGACCCCTACGGCTCCTTCAACCCGCGCCACCGCACCGCCCGCCTCATCGCCGAGCCCTTCCACCTCACCGGCAAACCGCCCGACCTGCCCGCGCGCATCGCCGAAGCCCTCACCGCCGTTGGCCTGCACCCCGATGACGCCCACAAATATCCGCACGAGTTTTCCGGCGGCCAGCGCCAACGCATCGCCATCGCCCGCGCCCTCGTCACCCACCCGGAGCTGATCGTGCTCGACGAGGCGGTCTCGGCGCTCGACGTGCAGGTCCGCGCCACCATCCTCGACCTGCTCGCCCGCCTCCAGGCCGAGCGCGGCCTGTCCTATCTGTTCATCAGCCACGACCTCTCGGTGGTCCGCAACGTGACCGACCGGGTGCTGGTGATGAAAGCCGGCGAGATCGTGGAGGAAGGCCCCACCGAGCAGGTCTTCACCGCCCCCGAGCACCCCTACACGCGCCAACTCATCAAGGCCGCCCCGGTGCTCGCCGCGTAG
- a CDS encoding aldehyde dehydrogenase family protein encodes MSDITAGWFDPSEYLIAGQWHDAPATLPIEDPSTGAEIGAIARCGAAEVSDAVAAAQTALDGEWGGLTAAERGRTLLRLSRLIEERAEALAMLEARDVGKPLTQARADARALARYMEFYGGAADKIAGQTLPYLDGYTVYTLREPHGVTGHIIPWNYPMQIIGRSVGAALAMGNACVLKPAEEACLTALAFARLAVEAGLPPGALNVVPGTGEEAGAALSRNPGVRHLSFTGSAGVGTLIQQAAAHNITPVTLELGGKSPQIVFADADLDAAMPFLLSAGIQNAGQTCSASSRILVERPLWEEAMARMSEAYTKLTTAPALEDADLGPLISARQKQIVQGYLSRDEGLQLLAEGHVSQSAPAAGHYIAPRLYATTDPANILAQEEIFGPVQVMIPFEGEEQAVAIANGTGYGLVASIWSENGARQMRMAKRLKAGQVFINNYGAGGGVELPFGGVGRSGHGREKGFEALYGFSQLKTVAAKHG; translated from the coding sequence ATGTCAGACATCACCGCAGGCTGGTTCGACCCCAGCGAATACCTCATCGCGGGCCAGTGGCACGATGCCCCCGCCACGCTCCCCATCGAAGATCCCTCCACCGGTGCTGAAATCGGTGCCATCGCCCGCTGCGGCGCAGCCGAGGTCTCCGACGCTGTCGCCGCTGCCCAAACCGCGCTGGATGGTGAATGGGGCGGCCTCACCGCCGCTGAGCGGGGCCGCACCCTCCTGCGCCTCTCCCGCCTGATCGAGGAGCGCGCCGAAGCCCTTGCAATGCTGGAGGCCCGCGACGTCGGCAAACCCCTCACCCAAGCCCGCGCCGATGCCCGCGCGCTGGCCCGCTACATGGAGTTCTACGGCGGCGCGGCAGACAAGATCGCGGGCCAGACGCTGCCCTACCTCGACGGCTACACCGTCTACACCCTGCGCGAGCCGCATGGGGTGACCGGCCACATCATCCCGTGGAACTACCCGATGCAGATCATCGGTCGCTCTGTCGGCGCGGCGCTGGCCATGGGCAACGCCTGCGTCCTCAAACCGGCGGAAGAGGCCTGCCTCACAGCCCTCGCCTTCGCCCGCCTCGCGGTTGAGGCGGGCCTGCCCCCCGGCGCGCTCAATGTCGTTCCCGGCACAGGCGAAGAGGCGGGCGCCGCGCTCTCCCGTAATCCGGGCGTCCGCCACCTCAGCTTCACCGGCTCGGCAGGCGTCGGGACGCTCATCCAGCAGGCGGCGGCCCATAACATCACCCCCGTCACCCTCGAACTCGGCGGCAAGAGCCCCCAGATCGTCTTCGCCGACGCCGATCTCGACGCCGCAATGCCCTTCCTGCTCTCCGCCGGGATCCAGAACGCCGGTCAAACCTGTTCCGCCTCCTCCCGCATCCTCGTCGAACGCCCGCTCTGGGAAGAGGCGATGGCCCGCATGTCCGAGGCCTACACCAAGCTCACTACCGCCCCCGCGCTGGAAGACGCGGACCTCGGCCCGCTCATCTCCGCCCGCCAAAAGCAGATCGTGCAAGGCTACCTCTCCCGTGACGAGGGCCTGCAACTCCTTGCCGAAGGCCATGTCTCCCAAAGCGCCCCGGCGGCGGGCCACTACATCGCTCCCCGTCTCTACGCCACCACCGACCCGGCCAACATCCTCGCGCAGGAAGAAATCTTCGGCCCCGTGCAGGTGATGATCCCCTTCGAGGGCGAGGAGCAGGCCGTGGCCATCGCCAACGGCACCGGCTACGGGCTGGTGGCCTCCATCTGGTCCGAGAATGGCGCGCGGCAGATGCGCATGGCCAAGCGGCTGAAGGCCGGTCAGGTCTTTATCAACAACTACGGGGCAGGGGGCGGCGTCGAGCTGCCCTTCGGCGGGGTCGGCCGCTCTGGCCACGGGCGCGAAAAGGGCTTCGAGGCGCTCTACGGATTTTCACAACTCAAGACGGTGGCGGCAAAACATGGCTGA
- a CDS encoding SDR family NAD(P)-dependent oxidoreductase, whose translation MAELFNNRFANRKAIITGGASGIGLAAALRMQAEGATVTVWDVNEAALARAEAEGLTPALVDVTNPQGVEAAMNSAAEAMGGLDILVCSAGITGPNVPTWEYPLDDWHAVTNLNFHGVYYCCRVAAPLMKSAGYGRIVNMASVAGKEGNPSAPAYSATKAAVIGLTKSLGKELADTAVTVNCIAPAAVESPIFDQMTPEFIAYMKSKIPMNRFGTPDEIAAMICWLASSEASFTTGACFDQSGGRATF comes from the coding sequence ATGGCTGAACTCTTCAACAATCGCTTCGCCAACCGCAAAGCCATCATCACCGGCGGCGCCTCCGGCATCGGCCTTGCCGCCGCGCTGCGGATGCAGGCCGAAGGGGCCACGGTGACGGTCTGGGACGTGAACGAAGCCGCCCTCGCCCGCGCCGAGGCAGAGGGCCTCACCCCGGCCCTCGTCGATGTGACCAACCCCCAAGGCGTCGAAGCCGCGATGAACTCCGCAGCCGAGGCGATGGGCGGCCTCGATATCCTTGTCTGCTCCGCGGGCATCACCGGCCCCAACGTGCCGACGTGGGAGTATCCGCTGGACGATTGGCACGCGGTGACCAACCTCAACTTCCATGGCGTCTACTACTGCTGCCGTGTCGCCGCGCCCCTGATGAAATCCGCAGGCTATGGCCGCATCGTCAACATGGCCTCCGTCGCGGGCAAGGAGGGCAACCCCAGCGCCCCCGCCTACAGCGCCACCAAGGCCGCCGTCATCGGCCTCACCAAGTCGCTCGGCAAGGAACTGGCCGACACCGCCGTCACCGTCAACTGCATCGCCCCGGCGGCGGTGGAATCCCCGATCTTTGACCAGATGACCCCCGAGTTCATCGCCTACATGAAAAGCAAAATCCCGATGAACCGCTTCGGCACCCCAGATGAAATCGCCGCCATGATCTGCTGGCTCGCCAGCTCCGAAGCCAGCTTCACCACCGGCGCCTGCTTCGACCAGTCGGGCGGGCGAGCGACGTTCTGA
- a CDS encoding glucose 1-dehydrogenase, translating into MRLAGKRAIVTGGGSGFGAGIARKFAAEGAEVLVTDINAEAAMAVADDIGGKALAMDVTLLADWEALATSHPADILVNNAGVTHLPAPMEEVSEEDFDKVAAVNMKSIYYSARTVIAAMKGRGAGAVLNIASTAGLSPRPRLNWYNASKGWVITATKAMAVELAPEGVRVNALCPVAGETPLLASFMGEDSPEMRAKFLSTIPLGRFSTAEDLGNAACFLCSDEASMITGTTLEVDGGRCI; encoded by the coding sequence ATGAGACTTGCAGGTAAACGTGCCATCGTCACCGGCGGCGGCTCTGGCTTCGGCGCGGGCATCGCGCGCAAGTTCGCCGCCGAGGGGGCCGAGGTGCTCGTCACCGACATCAACGCCGAGGCGGCCATGGCCGTGGCCGATGACATCGGCGGCAAGGCCCTCGCAATGGATGTCACCCTCCTCGCCGACTGGGAGGCCCTCGCCACGAGCCACCCAGCCGACATTCTGGTGAACAACGCCGGTGTCACCCACCTTCCCGCGCCGATGGAGGAGGTCTCCGAGGAAGACTTCGACAAGGTCGCCGCCGTCAACATGAAGTCCATCTACTATTCCGCCCGCACGGTGATTGCCGCGATGAAGGGCAGGGGGGCGGGGGCCGTGCTCAACATCGCCTCCACCGCGGGCCTCTCGCCGCGCCCGCGCCTCAACTGGTACAACGCTTCCAAGGGCTGGGTCATCACGGCCACCAAGGCCATGGCGGTGGAGCTCGCGCCCGAGGGCGTGCGGGTAAACGCGCTCTGCCCGGTGGCGGGTGAAACGCCCCTGCTTGCCAGCTTCATGGGCGAGGATAGCCCGGAGATGCGCGCCAAGTTCCTCTCCACCATCCCGCTCGGGCGCTTTTCCACCGCCGAAGACCTCGGCAACGCCGCCTGCTTCCTCTGCTCTGACGAGGCAAGCATGATCACCGGCACCACGCTGGAGGTGGATGGCGGGCGCTGCATATGA